ACCACGGGCACCTTGAGCCCCACCTTTTTGACGGCTTCGATGACGCCGCCCGCCACGCGGTCGCAGCGCACGATGCCGCCGAAGATGTTCACCAGGATGGCCTTGACGTTGGGGTCGGAGAGGATGATGTGGAAGCCCGCCTCCACTCGCTGGGCGTTGGCGCCTCCGCCCACGTCCAGGAAGTTGGCCGGCTCGCCGCCCACGTGCTTGATGATGTCCATGGTGCCCATGGCCAGCCCGGCCCCGTTCACCATGCAGCCCACCTCGCCGTCAAGCTTGATGTAGTTGAGGTCCCACTTGGCGGCCTCGATCTCGTTGGGATCCTCCTCGGCCAGGTCGCGCAGCTCCTGATAGTCCTTGTGGCGGAAGAGCGCGTTGTCGTCGAAGTTGACCTTGGCGTCCAGGGCCAGCACGCCGCCGTCCTGGGTGGAGACCAGCGGGTTGATCTCGAAGAGGCTGGCGTCCGTGGCCTCGTAGGCCCGGGCCAGGGCCAGGAAGGTCTTCACGGCGGCCTTGTGCGCCTCGCCGGCGAGGCCCAGCCCGAAGGCCAGCCGCCGGGCCTGGAAGGCCTGGAAGCCCGTGCGCGGGTCGATGGCCTCCTTCAGGATCTTCTCCGGCGTGTGTTCGGCCACCTTCTCGATCTCCATCCCGCCCTCGGTGGACACCATGAAGGTCACGCGGCTGGTCTGGCGGTCCAGCACCAGGCCGGCGTAGTACTCGTGCTCGATGGCGCAGCCCTGCTCGATCCACAGGCGCCGCACTTTTTGGCCGGCGGGGCCCGTCTGATGTGTCACCAGCTGCATGCCCATGATCTGGACCGCGTGCTCCTGGCACTCCGCCCGGCTGCGCGCCAGCTTGACGCCGCCGCCCTTGCCGCGCCCGCCGGCGTGGATCTGGGCCTTGACCACCACCACCGGACGCTGGAGCGCGTCCCAGGCGCGGCCTGCGGCCTCGCGCACATCCTCGCCCTCCAGGATGGCCATGCCGCTGGGCACGGGCACGCCGAAGCGCTTGAGGATTTCCTTCCCCTGGTACTCGTGAATCTTCATGTGAACCCCTGTCGATGTATCACCCGGCGCGCGCCGGGTCCCTTGCCGATCCAACGATGCTGTCGATTGTCTCTTAGCGCGTGATGAAGGTGCCGCCGCGGCCGTGCAGCGCGTCCTCCACGCCGCTGAAGTCGGTGATCACGCAGCGCTCGCCGCCGCCCTCGATGAACTGGATCGCCGACTCGATCTTCGGTCCCATGCTGCCGGCCGGAAACTGGCCCTCGGCCAGGCCCCGCCGCGCCTCGGCCACGCTCAGCGTGTCCAGCTCCCGCTGGGTGGGCTGCCCGAAGTCCACGGACACCCGGCGCACGCCGGTCAGGATCATCAGCTCCCGCGCGCCCAGCTGGTTGGCCAGCAGGGCCGAGCAGCGGTCCTTGTCGATCACCGCGTCGACACCCTCCAGGTGGCCCTTCTCGTCCAGGTAGCAGGGGATGCCGCCGCCGCCGCCGGCGATGACGATCACGCCCGCGTCCACGAGCTGCTTCAGCACGCGGATGTTGACGATTTCCAGCGGGCGCGGGCTGCCCACCACGCGGCGCCAGCCGCGGCCGGAATCCTCGCGCAGCGTCCAGCCGTATTCCTGGCGGAATTGCATGGCTTCGGCCACCGTGAAGAACTGCCCCACGTATTTGGTGGGCTCCAGCAGGGCGGGGTCCTTGGGGTCCACCAGCACCTGGGTCAGCAGGGTGGCCACCGGCCGCTCGAGCTGATGATCGTGCAGATAGTTCTGCAGGCTCTGCTCGATCATGTAGCCGATGGAACCCTGGGTGTCCGCCACCAGCACGCCCAGCGGCGTCTCCGGCACGACGCTGAGCGAGAGCTCCACCCGGCGCAGCAGCTTGCCCACCTGCGGACCGTTGCCATGGGTGATCACCAGCCGCACGCCGGCTTCGAAGAGCGGCTTTAGCGCCTGGAGGCTGGCGCGGGTATTGGCGAATTCGTCGTAGATGGTGTCGCTGGAGCGGGTGGAAATGGCATTTCCGCCCAGTGCGATGACCAGGGTGCGTTCGCTCATGGTTTCCTTGGACTTGGTTGGCTTCAATATAGTGCAGGAGCCGTCCGGAATGAAGGGCCAGCCCGGCCCGAACCGTCGCGGAAAGTCTTGTGGAACGGCGATTTCCGCTCAATCTTTGGTCAAGATCCGCCGATGTATTCAGGGCATTGGAAGGGGGGGAAACCTGCCATGCACTGGATCGAAGCCCGAACCCTCATCCGCCTTGAGCGCCGCCGCCGGGTGCGCCCGGGCCGCCCGGAGTCCGTCCCCGCAGCGCGGGAGGCGCGGCATGTGGCGTGAGATACCGCGCCGCTTCCGGCGCCGGCTGGCCTACAAGGTCTTCCTGCCTTCCCTGCTGGCGGCGGGCCTGGCCACCACGCTGGGCGCCACACTGCTCCAGCGCCGGCTGCTCGCGGATCACCGGCAGGACCTGCATCAGCACGGTCAATCCCTGGTGCAGATCCTGGCCAGCGGGGTGGAGAACCTGAGCCGGCGCAGCGATCTCGAGCGTTTCCTGGGCGTGGCCGGCACCGACCGGTTGGTGCAGGGAATCTGGCTGGTGAACGGGGAACCGCCGCAGGTGGTGGCCTCCAGCCATCCCGGGGAGGACGGCCTGTCGCTGGCTGAGCTGATACGGCGCCGGCCGGTCCTGGCGGAAGGCGGCGACCTCTCCGCCGGACGCCCGGTGCAAGGCGGCCTGCTCTTCCGGCGCCCCCTCGGCCTCACCCGGGCCCTCAAGGCGCAGGGTCTGGAATCCAGCCACCTGCTGGTCCTGGTGGACCGGCGCCCGATGGAGCAGCGTCGCACGAGTCTGTCGGGGCAGTTCCTGTTGGCCCGGGGCGGCGTGCTGGTCCTGCTGCTGTTCAGCCTGGGGATCGTGATCCATCGGCAGGTGCTGCGGCCGCTCTCCAGCCTGGAGGACCAGATCCGCGAGGTGGAGAACGGCGCCCCGCCGGAGCAGATCGAGTTGTCCAGCGAGGACGAGGTGGGTCGCTTGGCCCAAACCGTACGCCGGGCGCTGAGCGACGTGCGGGTCGAGCGCTCGCGCTTCCACCTGCTGGCCGAGCGCAATCCCGGGGTGATCTACCGCTGCCGCAACGACGACAGCTGGACCATGGAGTACATGTCCCGGGCGGCCCTGGAACTGACGGGGCACCCGCCCGAGGACTTCATCCGCAATGCCCGCCTGGAGTACGAGTCCGTGATCCACGCGGAGGACCGGGACAAGGTCCGGGAGGGCGTGGCGCGCGGCCTGGCCGGGGATCGCAGCTGGGACATCGAGTACCGCGTGGTCCACGTCGACGGCAGCCACCGGACGGTGCGCGAGCAGGGCCGTGGCCACGTGGATCCCGACACGGGCGAGTGGGTGCTGGACGGGATCATCCTGGACCAGTCCCAGCGTCGCCAGGAGGAGCGGCTCACCCGGCGGCTGACGGAGCTGGAGCAGGTGCGCCAGGCCGGTCTGCTCACCATGGCCGGCAGCGTGGCCCATCACTTCAACAACCTGCTCACCGGGCTGTTGGGCAGCCTGGAACTGGCGCAGTTGAAGCTCGATCCGACCAGCGAAGTCAGCCAGGAACTGCAGCACTGCCAACAGATCGGGCAGCGGGCCGCCGCCCTCAGCCGCCTGATGCTGCTCTACGTGGGCGAGGGTGCGCGCGAGCTGCGGCCCCTGCTGCTGGGCCCCTTCGTTCAGGGCCACTTGGCGGGCCGCCGCCGCGCCGGCCGCTTCTGCCCGGTGCCGGAACACGAGGGAACGCCGGACCACGGCCGCTTGGCGGGACACGAGGAACTGCTGGGCGAGTTGCTGGACCGGCTGCTGGAGAATGCGGAGGAGGCTTCCCCGGACCAGCGGGAACAGATCCGCCTGCGCGTGGGAACCCGGCTCTTCCGCGAGGACGACCTGCCCGGGCCGCGGCTGCCGCTGGAGCCCGATCCGGCCGGGAACCCCTTCCTCGAGATCGTCGATCAGGGCGAGGGCATGGACCCGGAGGTGCTGGAGCGGGCCTTTGATCCCTTCTTCACCACGCGCTTCACCGGACGCGGCCTTGGCCTGGCCGCGGTGACGGGCATCGTCCGCCTGCACCGGGGCGGTCTCTATTGCGTCAGCGCCCCCGGCGCGGGCACGCGCGTCCTCGTGCTCTTCCCGCGTCACACAAGTGGCTAGCCGCTTGGTTTGGGCGCCTTGGAATGGCCGCCTGCGGCAGCTTTTACAGTCGCTTGCGCAGCTCTCCCAGCAGCAATTCCGGATCGATGTCGTGGACGGCCGCGGCCTGGATCACGCTCTCCGTGCTCTGGCCCGGACAGGAGAAACAGCCGTCGCCGAAGAACAGGCGGATGGTCTCCTCGAGCTGCGGATGGCGCGCCAGCACCTCGCCGATGGTCTCATGTCCGGTCAAAGTGGCGTGCGGAGTGCTGACCGTGGATGGGGCGGCCGGCGGCGTTGAAGCCTTGGACGGAAGCGGCGCCTTGGCCAGCGCGGCTTCTTTGGCGGCCAGCCGCTCCCCCAGAGGCGCCGCGCCCAGCAGGGTGGCGCCCAGGTTCAGGACGAAGAGCAGCACGCCCAGGGCTGAGATCACGGCGAAGAGCGGCCGGAACTCCAGCGCGCCGAAGACCAGGCCCAGCAGGCCCAGGTTGGAAATCCAGAAGTGGGCGCCCACCAGGCGCGGCCAGCGCAATGTGGTGCCGTTGAAGCGCGGCAGGATGAAGTAGCCCACGCCGTAGACCATCATGGCCATGAATCCGAGCAACAGCAGGTGCAGGTGGGCGAAGCGCAGCAGGGCGTAGTTGCCCAGCTGGAGCGTCATGGCCACGCCCAGCGAGACCCCCAGCAGCAGCCAGACCAGGCTGGCCAGGATGAAGGACTTTGTGTCACGATCCATGCACGGCCTCCCGGGCCACCAGGCTGAGTCGGTCGTCGAAGAGCCGGCGCCCTCCCTGGCTGACCTCGGCGCGCACCAGCCGCGCGGCGGGCAACGCGGAGACGAGTCCGGCCATCCAGGCCTCGTGCCCGGCCAGGGCCAGCTCCTCCGCCAGCCCGGCCGCGCGCCAGAGTTCCGCGTGGAAGAGCAGGTCCCGGCGCACGATGAAGGCGCGCTCCCCCGCCGCCAGCACCTCGCTCACCCGGTCGCAGGGCAGGCTGGTGAGCAGCACGCGATCCACGGCCTGGAGCAGCCGGCGGGCATCCTCGCCCAGGGCCGGCTCGGCCTCCAGC
This genomic interval from Candidatus Delongbacteria bacterium contains the following:
- the sucC gene encoding ADP-forming succinate--CoA ligase subunit beta gives rise to the protein MKIHEYQGKEILKRFGVPVPSGMAILEGEDVREAAGRAWDALQRPVVVVKAQIHAGGRGKGGGVKLARSRAECQEHAVQIMGMQLVTHQTGPAGQKVRRLWIEQGCAIEHEYYAGLVLDRQTSRVTFMVSTEGGMEIEKVAEHTPEKILKEAIDPRTGFQAFQARRLAFGLGLAGEAHKAAVKTFLALARAYEATDASLFEINPLVSTQDGGVLALDAKVNFDDNALFRHKDYQELRDLAEEDPNEIEAAKWDLNYIKLDGEVGCMVNGAGLAMGTMDIIKHVGGEPANFLDVGGGANAQRVEAGFHIILSDPNVKAILVNIFGGIVRCDRVAGGVIEAVKKVGLKVPVVVRLAGTNHEEAAEMLRTSGIDLIVAHDLQDAAVKVVNAARGN
- the arcC gene encoding carbamate kinase, with protein sequence MSERTLVIALGGNAISTRSSDTIYDEFANTRASLQALKPLFEAGVRLVITHGNGPQVGKLLRRVELSLSVVPETPLGVLVADTQGSIGYMIEQSLQNYLHDHQLERPVATLLTQVLVDPKDPALLEPTKYVGQFFTVAEAMQFRQEYGWTLREDSGRGWRRVVGSPRPLEIVNIRVLKQLVDAGVIVIAGGGGGIPCYLDEKGHLEGVDAVIDKDRCSALLANQLGARELMILTGVRRVSVDFGQPTQRELDTLSVAEARRGLAEGQFPAGSMGPKIESAIQFIEGGGERCVITDFSGVEDALHGRGGTFITR
- a CDS encoding PAS domain-containing protein; protein product: MWREIPRRFRRRLAYKVFLPSLLAAGLATTLGATLLQRRLLADHRQDLHQHGQSLVQILASGVENLSRRSDLERFLGVAGTDRLVQGIWLVNGEPPQVVASSHPGEDGLSLAELIRRRPVLAEGGDLSAGRPVQGGLLFRRPLGLTRALKAQGLESSHLLVLVDRRPMEQRRTSLSGQFLLARGGVLVLLLFSLGIVIHRQVLRPLSSLEDQIREVENGAPPEQIELSSEDEVGRLAQTVRRALSDVRVERSRFHLLAERNPGVIYRCRNDDSWTMEYMSRAALELTGHPPEDFIRNARLEYESVIHAEDRDKVREGVARGLAGDRSWDIEYRVVHVDGSHRTVREQGRGHVDPDTGEWVLDGIILDQSQRRQEERLTRRLTELEQVRQAGLLTMAGSVAHHFNNLLTGLLGSLELAQLKLDPTSEVSQELQHCQQIGQRAAALSRLMLLYVGEGARELRPLLLGPFVQGHLAGRRRAGRFCPVPEHEGTPDHGRLAGHEELLGELLDRLLENAEEASPDQREQIRLRVGTRLFREDDLPGPRLPLEPDPAGNPFLEIVDQGEGMDPEVLERAFDPFFTTRFTGRGLGLAAVTGIVRLHRGGLYCVSAPGAGTRVLVLFPRHTSG
- a CDS encoding cbb3-type cytochrome c oxidase subunit I, translating into MDRDTKSFILASLVWLLLGVSLGVAMTLQLGNYALLRFAHLHLLLLGFMAMMVYGVGYFILPRFNGTTLRWPRLVGAHFWISNLGLLGLVFGALEFRPLFAVISALGVLLFVLNLGATLLGAAPLGERLAAKEAALAKAPLPSKASTPPAAPSTVSTPHATLTGHETIGEVLARHPQLEETIRLFFGDGCFSCPGQSTESVIQAAAVHDIDPELLLGELRKRL